A section of the Methanosarcina mazei S-6 genome encodes:
- a CDS encoding carboxymuconolactone decarboxylase family protein, which translates to MDAFVKDKMNQSMNDRKQYHSRFLENCSTYNSFLELEKKAFEAGSLSRKHKELMALSISIVTKCEPCIEWHVQQACLTGASDKEIYETIDVALEMGGGPAAYSRFALNALDFYKKQA; encoded by the coding sequence ATGGATGCATTCGTCAAAGATAAAATGAATCAAAGTATGAATGATAGAAAACAATATCATTCCCGATTTTTAGAAAATTGCAGTACTTATAACTCATTTCTGGAGTTAGAAAAGAAAGCATTTGAAGCTGGCAGCCTTTCACGGAAACATAAGGAACTCATGGCCCTGTCTATTTCTATTGTTACCAAATGTGAGCCCTGTATAGAATGGCATGTCCAACAGGCCTGTTTAACAGGTGCATCAGATAAAGAGATATATGAGACTATAGATGTGGCCCTCGAAATGGGAGGGGGCCCTGCTGCTTATTCTCGATTTGCATTGAATGCACTGGATTTTTACAAAAAACAGGCATGA
- a CDS encoding chloride channel protein: MEVKPESRFGIHRIKEYPRLIEYISRFDTEATRVNSIAILIGLLTGLVIGVYDRALQYSNTLFGMQQGFSLHEFPHYYVIFMPALGGLVVGAISHFLIKKRYGVEGLIETVTLRGARIKLTDVFLEVFTSIITISSGGALGKEAPGVLAGAGTGSFVGKILKSPERQLQVLLGCGAAGGIAAAFSAPLAGVVFVVEVIYGELETKTFIPIVISSVFATLVSSTLFGIKPIEISSYQLVSPYKEVGLCLILGLLAGVISTILIQALYYMKDLFSEIPVHPVFKPALGGLAVGALGLFYPRVLGMGYNVIMDALNSQLAFNLLLILLFLKILAFSLSLGSGGSGGTIVPSLFTGAMLGGAFGTAANLLFPGTIAEPGAYAMIGMGAVFAGTARAPLTAILILFEMTRDYSLILPLMFSCVLSNVMSNALYPESIFTEGLRRKGFKIRKGREVDIMDSMLVKDAMVTHVQTVSEEKNVGTLIALMQASRHAGFPVLDSKGKLSGIVTLSDLRSKVKYGEVDKKIGDIATRTVEVAYPDETLEAVLRRLGSKQIGRLPVVDHEEKTKLLGLITRSDVVNSYNKKVIEKVRDTE; this comes from the coding sequence TTGGAAGTTAAGCCAGAGTCCAGATTCGGTATCCACAGAATAAAAGAATACCCCAGGCTAATCGAGTACATCAGCAGGTTTGATACAGAAGCTACCAGGGTCAATTCAATTGCCATTTTAATAGGACTCCTGACAGGGCTCGTTATAGGAGTTTATGACCGCGCTCTCCAGTACAGCAATACTCTTTTTGGGATGCAGCAGGGGTTCTCTTTACACGAATTCCCGCATTACTACGTAATCTTCATGCCCGCCCTCGGAGGGCTGGTGGTGGGGGCGATCTCTCACTTCCTGATAAAAAAGAGGTACGGTGTAGAAGGTCTTATAGAAACCGTAACCCTCAGAGGAGCAAGAATAAAGCTCACTGATGTTTTTCTGGAAGTATTCACTTCAATAATTACTATCAGCTCCGGAGGCGCTCTCGGAAAGGAGGCTCCGGGTGTACTTGCAGGAGCAGGGACAGGCTCTTTTGTCGGGAAAATCCTGAAAAGCCCGGAAAGACAGCTCCAGGTCCTTCTCGGGTGCGGGGCTGCCGGAGGGATTGCAGCTGCTTTCAGCGCTCCGCTTGCAGGCGTGGTCTTCGTGGTGGAAGTGATTTACGGGGAACTTGAAACAAAAACCTTTATTCCGATAGTAATTTCATCTGTCTTTGCAACCCTTGTCTCAAGCACTCTTTTCGGGATAAAACCCATAGAGATCTCTTCCTACCAGCTGGTCAGCCCCTATAAAGAGGTCGGGCTCTGCCTTATCCTCGGGCTCCTTGCAGGAGTGATCTCAACTATCCTTATCCAGGCTCTTTATTATATGAAAGACCTTTTTTCGGAAATCCCTGTCCACCCCGTCTTCAAGCCTGCCCTTGGCGGTCTTGCGGTGGGCGCACTCGGCCTATTTTATCCCAGAGTTCTCGGGATGGGATATAACGTTATCATGGATGCCCTGAACAGCCAGCTTGCCTTTAACCTCCTGTTAATCCTTCTCTTCCTGAAAATACTCGCATTCTCCCTGAGCCTGGGATCGGGAGGTTCAGGAGGAACAATTGTACCCTCTCTTTTCACAGGCGCAATGCTTGGAGGAGCCTTCGGGACAGCTGCAAATCTCCTCTTTCCGGGGACGATAGCAGAGCCGGGAGCCTATGCCATGATAGGGATGGGGGCTGTCTTTGCCGGAACTGCGAGGGCGCCACTTACCGCTATCCTGATCCTTTTTGAGATGACCAGAGACTACAGCCTCATTCTTCCACTTATGTTTTCCTGCGTCCTGAGCAACGTGATGTCAAATGCCCTGTACCCTGAGTCGATTTTCACGGAAGGGCTCCGCAGGAAAGGGTTCAAGATTCGGAAAGGCAGGGAAGTAGATATTATGGACTCCATGCTTGTGAAAGATGCAATGGTCACACATGTCCAGACCGTCTCGGAAGAAAAAAATGTGGGGACCCTTATCGCCCTCATGCAGGCGAGCCGTCATGCCGGTTTTCCGGTGCTGGATTCAAAAGGCAAACTTTCAGGGATAGTAACACTTTCAGACCTCCGCAGCAAAGTAAAGTATGGAGAAGTTGACAAGAAAATAGGGGACATCGCTACCCGCACCGTAGAAGTAGCCTATCCCGACGAAACCCTTGAAGCCGTTCTCAGACGCCTTGGATCAAAGCAGATAGGCAGGCTTCCTGTCGTGGACCACGAGGAAAAGACAAAACTCCTGGGTCTCATTACCCGGAGCGACGTCGTAAACTCATACAACAAGAAAGTGATAGAAAAAGTTAGGGATACGGAATAA
- a CDS encoding flavodoxin family protein, with product MKILGISGSPRKGQNCEKMIASALEVAKERGFETDTVFLSCSEVAPCKACGACREKDCCVIDDSMEEIYEKMRAADGVIVAAPVYMGNYPAQLKALFDRSVLLRRKDFALKNKVGAALSVGGSRNGGQEKTIQSIHDWMHIHGMIVVGDNAHFGGITWNPSEEDSVGMQTVFETAKKLCDVLELVHKKK from the coding sequence ATGAAAATATTGGGAATTTCAGGAAGCCCGAGAAAGGGCCAGAACTGCGAGAAAATGATTGCAAGCGCTCTTGAAGTAGCAAAAGAAAGAGGATTTGAAACAGACACCGTTTTCCTCTCCTGCTCTGAGGTCGCTCCGTGCAAAGCTTGCGGGGCTTGCAGAGAAAAAGACTGCTGTGTGATCGATGACAGTATGGAAGAAATTTATGAGAAAATGAGGGCAGCAGATGGTGTAATTGTTGCAGCTCCCGTATATATGGGAAATTACCCTGCCCAGCTCAAAGCCCTTTTTGACAGGAGTGTACTGCTCCGCCGTAAAGACTTTGCACTTAAAAACAAAGTTGGAGCAGCTCTTTCAGTCGGAGGCTCAAGAAACGGAGGACAGGAAAAAACTATACAGTCCATTCATGACTGGATGCATATCCATGGGATGATAGTGGTTGGAGACAATGCACACTTCGGTGGAATAACCTGGAACCCTTCAGAAGAAGACTCCGTAGGAATGCAGACCGTTTTCGAAACTGCAAAAAAGCTGTGCGATGTCCTGGAGCTGGTTCATAAAAAGAAATAA
- the pta gene encoding phosphate acetyltransferase, with amino-acid sequence MVTFLEKISERAKKLNKTIALPETEDIRTLQAAAKILERGIAKVVLVGDEADIKALAGDLDLSKARIVNPKTYERKDEYINAFYELRKHKGVTLEGAAEIMSDYVYFAVMMAKLGEVDGVVSGAAHSSSDTLRPAVQIVKTAPGAALASAFFIIAVPDCEYGSDGTFLFADSGMVEMPSVEDVANIAVISAKTFELLVQDTPYVAMLSYSTKGSAHSKLTEATVAATKLAQELAPDVAIDGELQVDAAIVPKVAASKAPGSPVAGKANVFIFPDLNAGNIAYKIAQRLAKAEAYGPITQGLAKPINDLSRGCSDEDIVGAVAITCVQAAAQDK; translated from the coding sequence TTGGTAACATTTTTAGAAAAAATCAGTGAGAGAGCAAAGAAACTCAACAAAACAATCGCTTTACCTGAAACTGAAGATATAAGAACCCTCCAGGCAGCTGCCAAGATCCTTGAAAGAGGTATTGCAAAAGTTGTCCTTGTCGGTGATGAAGCCGATATTAAGGCACTTGCAGGCGATCTGGATCTCTCAAAAGCCAGAATTGTAAATCCCAAGACCTATGAGAGAAAGGATGAATACATTAACGCTTTCTACGAATTGAGAAAGCACAAAGGCGTCACACTCGAAGGTGCAGCTGAAATAATGAGCGATTACGTTTACTTTGCTGTCATGATGGCAAAACTCGGAGAAGTAGACGGAGTAGTATCAGGAGCTGCCCACTCTTCTTCGGACACCCTGAGACCTGCTGTCCAGATAGTTAAGACTGCTCCAGGCGCAGCTCTTGCATCTGCTTTCTTCATTATTGCCGTACCTGACTGTGAATACGGGTCCGATGGGACATTCCTCTTTGCTGACTCGGGAATGGTCGAAATGCCAAGTGTAGAAGATGTTGCAAATATTGCGGTCATTTCTGCAAAGACATTTGAACTGCTGGTACAGGACACTCCATATGTTGCAATGCTTTCTTACTCCACCAAAGGAAGCGCACACAGCAAACTGACCGAGGCAACAGTCGCTGCCACAAAGCTTGCACAGGAACTTGCTCCTGATGTTGCAATAGACGGTGAACTGCAGGTAGATGCAGCAATTGTTCCCAAAGTTGCAGCTTCAAAAGCCCCAGGAAGCCCTGTTGCAGGAAAAGCCAATGTCTTTATCTTCCCTGACCTGAATGCTGGAAACATTGCATACAAGATTGCTCAGAGACTTGCCAAAGCCGAGGCCTACGGACCTATTACCCAGGGGCTGGCAAAGCCAATTAACGACCTGTCCAGAGGTTGCAGTGACGAAGACATTGTCGGTGCTGTTGCAATTACCTGTGTGCAGGCGGCGGCGCAGGATAAATAA
- a CDS encoding acetate kinase, with the protein MKVLVINAGSSSLKYQLIDMTNESALAIGLCERIGIDNSIITQKRFDGKKLEKQTDLPNHKIALEEVVKALTDSEFGVIKSMDEINAVGHRVVHGGEKFNSSALINEGVEQAIKDCFELAPLHNPPNMMGISSCQEIMPGVPMVAVFDTAFHHTIPPYAYMYALPYELYEKYGIRKYGFHGTSHFYVAKRAAAMLGKPEQDVKVITCHLGNGSSITAVKGGKSIETTMGFTPLEGVAMGTRCGSIDPAVVPFIMEKEGLSTREIDTLMNKKSGVLGVSSLSNDFRDLDEAASKGNQKAELALEIFAYKIKKVIGEYIAVLNGVDAIVFTAGIGENSASIRKRILADLDGIGIKIDEEKNKIRGQEIDISTPDATVRVLVIPTNEELTIARDTKEICETEVKLRSSVPI; encoded by the coding sequence ATGAAAGTACTGGTTATAAACGCAGGGAGTTCTTCTCTCAAATATCAATTAATTGATATGACAAATGAGTCCGCTCTTGCAATAGGGCTCTGTGAGAGAATAGGTATCGATAACTCTATTATCACCCAGAAGAGGTTTGACGGCAAAAAGCTGGAAAAACAGACCGATCTTCCCAACCACAAGATCGCACTCGAAGAAGTTGTCAAGGCTCTCACAGATTCTGAATTCGGTGTTATAAAGAGCATGGACGAGATCAATGCTGTCGGGCACAGAGTTGTGCACGGTGGGGAAAAATTCAATTCCTCGGCTTTGATCAATGAAGGCGTAGAACAAGCAATCAAGGACTGCTTCGAACTGGCACCTCTTCATAACCCTCCAAACATGATGGGAATTTCTTCCTGTCAGGAAATTATGCCTGGGGTCCCGATGGTTGCTGTCTTTGATACGGCATTCCACCATACAATCCCGCCATATGCTTACATGTATGCTCTGCCGTATGAACTGTACGAAAAGTACGGGATCAGAAAATATGGTTTCCACGGCACCTCTCACTTCTATGTTGCCAAGAGGGCTGCCGCTATGCTCGGAAAACCCGAACAGGATGTCAAGGTAATCACCTGCCACCTTGGTAACGGCTCAAGCATTACAGCTGTTAAAGGCGGAAAATCCATTGAAACTACTATGGGCTTTACCCCTCTTGAGGGAGTTGCAATGGGAACCAGGTGCGGTTCTATTGACCCCGCAGTTGTCCCCTTCATCATGGAAAAGGAAGGACTGTCAACCAGAGAGATTGATACCCTTATGAACAAGAAGTCGGGTGTGCTTGGGGTTTCCAGTCTGAGCAACGACTTCAGAGATCTTGACGAAGCAGCTTCCAAAGGCAACCAGAAAGCCGAACTTGCCCTTGAGATCTTCGCATATAAGATCAAGAAAGTCATAGGTGAGTATATAGCCGTTCTCAATGGTGTAGACGCAATAGTCTTTACCGCAGGTATCGGAGAAAACAGCGCAAGCATCAGAAAGAGAATCCTTGCTGACCTTGACGGAATTGGCATCAAGATCGACGAAGAGAAGAACAAGATCAGAGGCCAGGAAATCGACATCAGCACTCCGGATGCAACAGTCAGGGTCCTTGTTATCCCAACCAATGAAGAACTGACCATTGCAAGGGACACAAAGGAAATCTGTGAAACCGAAGTAAAGCTGAGAAGCTCAGTGCCTATCTGA
- a CDS encoding acetate--CoA ligase family protein translates to MSMKQVDPAFTVSGSDKALADEIFKAALDVQRRTPGLESLGILEAYGIPVVKTVFAKTEEEAVKAAEEIGYPLVMKVVSPQISHKSDVGGIRLSLQSGDEVRAAYLGMMEKIPEKRPDAVLEGVQIQKMLSGGNEVIIGMIRDPTFGPMLMFGLGGVYVEILKDVRFAIAPVNEKEAREMITGIKAYPLLAGARGAKPSDIDALVDAILRISRLVCDFPEIEEFEINPMMVLEEGKGAFAVDMRLTLKKN, encoded by the coding sequence ATGAGTATGAAGCAGGTAGATCCAGCCTTTACGGTATCCGGTTCAGATAAAGCTCTGGCGGATGAAATTTTCAAAGCTGCACTGGATGTTCAGCGGCGAACACCGGGCCTTGAGTCTTTAGGCATTCTGGAAGCGTATGGTATTCCAGTGGTGAAAACTGTGTTTGCAAAAACTGAAGAGGAAGCCGTGAAAGCTGCTGAGGAGATAGGTTATCCTCTGGTGATGAAGGTTGTTTCTCCGCAGATATCACATAAATCGGATGTTGGAGGGATCAGGCTTTCTCTGCAAAGTGGAGATGAGGTGAGGGCAGCTTATCTGGGGATGATGGAAAAGATTCCTGAAAAAAGGCCGGATGCGGTTCTTGAAGGAGTACAGATACAGAAAATGCTCTCAGGGGGAAATGAAGTAATTATAGGGATGATCCGCGACCCGACATTCGGGCCTATGTTAATGTTCGGGCTTGGCGGGGTTTACGTGGAAATCCTCAAGGATGTGAGGTTTGCCATTGCCCCTGTGAATGAAAAGGAAGCCAGGGAGATGATTACAGGGATCAAAGCCTATCCTCTTCTTGCCGGAGCGCGGGGTGCAAAGCCTTCGGATATTGACGCTCTGGTGGATGCCATCTTAAGAATCTCAAGGCTTGTCTGTGATTTTCCGGAAATTGAGGAGTTTGAGATTAATCCTATGATGGTTTTGGAAGAAGGGAAGGGAGCTTTTGCAGTGGACATGAGGCTTACATTGAAGAAAAATTAA
- a CDS encoding helix-turn-helix transcriptional regulator, whose amino-acid sequence MLAVGILLLSSIVAVDLLLEDTPVVIQLEGDTFKVVDIPYVYTVKEAYILLFSGFTGGLALAQVLRSSGLQEPVFSLTTPSARVKVLNLAVEDPQERSFEVSSDSAENFQGEGFQPDRAHIDPTAVLLRVLEGDEKKAVELIAAKGGRILQNELVNSLDFSKAKVSRVLINLERRGIITKKKYGLTNCISIANELKDNAGMKDKGAEGE is encoded by the coding sequence GTGCTGGCTGTGGGTATCCTGCTCCTCTCAAGCATTGTCGCCGTTGATCTTCTGCTTGAAGACACTCCGGTGGTAATCCAGCTCGAAGGAGACACGTTCAAAGTTGTGGATATTCCGTATGTGTATACAGTAAAAGAAGCGTATATCCTTCTTTTCTCCGGGTTTACGGGAGGGCTGGCTCTGGCTCAGGTATTGCGGTCTTCAGGGCTTCAAGAACCCGTTTTTTCCTTGACTACCCCTTCAGCCCGGGTAAAAGTTCTTAATCTTGCAGTCGAGGACCCCCAGGAGAGGAGTTTTGAGGTCTCATCTGATTCTGCTGAGAATTTCCAGGGTGAAGGGTTCCAGCCTGATAGGGCTCATATAGACCCTACGGCTGTCCTTTTGCGGGTCCTTGAAGGGGATGAAAAAAAAGCTGTCGAACTGATTGCGGCAAAAGGGGGAAGAATTCTCCAGAATGAACTCGTGAATTCCCTTGATTTTTCCAAAGCCAAAGTTTCCAGGGTCCTTATTAACCTGGAAAGGCGGGGCATAATAACAAAGAAAAAGTACGGGCTTACCAACTGCATTTCGATAGCTAATGAGCTTAAGGATAATGCCGGAATGAAGGATAAAGGGGCTGAGGGGGAATAA